TGCCAAACActacttttacactttaattTAGGAGAGGCAGAAGGTTGACGCAGAGCTGTGCAAGCTGAGAGAGGCTCTGAGAGATGCTGAGACAAGGGCAAAGACACAAGAACAAGAACGACTCCAGGCACTCCAGAAACTCCAGACTTCTACAGAGGTcagtataaaaatatataaggGAAATcttaaaatgttgaaatcacAAAGCTACACAAAGCTGCAGTTGTCTGTTGTActgccatttttcttttttgttacatttacacCTCTGGACTGTACggtgtgtattttatttctatgtgtCTAGACAAAGAGGGCGCTGTTGAATCAAGTAGAGGAGCTGAATCGTAAAAGACAGAATCACTCTGAAATGCAAGAACAGCTGAGTGAAGCTAACAACAAGATCAGCCAAGCGTGCCTGGTCAGTTTGCCTCAGATTCAATTTTACCTCATCCTACAGGTACATTACAACATTTTATAGTGTGTGTAATAGGAATTAAACCTTGAAAATGGTCTTTAATCCTTTTCAGGAAAAAGCCCTCTTGTCAACGCAAGTGCTAAAGCTGGAGTATACTATAAAAGAACTGAAGGACAAACTGACAGGGGCTTTGTCTGACAAAGATGGCCTGATCCAGGTATCATATATAATCTTGACTACAATGTGTGAAGCATTCAAGATCAAAATATCATCATGATTTGGAATTAGGACaagctttattttttcatgtgtgtgttgtataggAGAAATCAGATCTGCATCAGAGGGCCCAAGTCCTGGAGCTGCAGCTGCAGAGGGCCCAACAAGGTTCAGAGGGTTGTGACACTAAGTCCCACAACAAACAGGATCAGGAAACTGTTCTGATGAAGGGAGAATTAAAGGCTCTTAAAGAGGTTGAAAGTTCTAAGTGGAcatcttttggggggggggttaccttttttctgaattatttattaaatgatCCTTGTTGTGTCTTTACACCAGGCAAATGAAAAGCTGTCATATGAGCTTGAAATGATTGAGCAGAAACTGAAAACATCACAGTCTCAGCTACAGGAGGTAACAGCGGAGAGGGTCACCAATTCCAGACAGATCAAAGATCTGGAGGCAGAACGATCTCAGCTGATTACCGAAAAAGAGGAGCTGTTGAGTAAAATTAATGAATGTGAACATGAGGAGTTAACAGAGATGAAAGAAAAGTGCCTGCAGCTCAGGTGAGATGTTGAACGAACGTATTATAACGTAGTATAATTACCCTCTTTTTACTGAAGCCCTCAAACTATTTATCCAGGAAATCTGTGGCCGTTTTGgtgttagaaaaacagaaactgcAGGATCAGTGCTTATGTTTGAAGGCTGAGGTTCTTGAGAAGGAGGATAAGCTACACCTGCAAGACAAACAGCATCAGGAACAAGATGCAGGGAGCCTTCAGAGCATCGAGGAACTAAAAGCTGTGGCCTCACACTGGGCAGAGAAATGGCAAAATGTGGCTTTGACCCTTCATTCCACACAGGAGGAGCTAGAGGAACTAAAAAAGAACAACTCCAGAAATGAAGTGAGACCACTGCTTAAAAATAACTTCATACTCCATTAGTGCATTTAGAGacatctaaataaaaaaataaaaaaattgaaaatctaaTTTCAGCTCCAAGTGGAAGCTGAACATCTGGAAACTGATATTGACACACTTCAGAAAGAGGGCCAGAAAAGCAGGTGAGTCAATATTATAAATCACAACTTCCCCTAATTAATTACTGTCTAAATTACACATTAGCTTTTGGACACACATCCCACACCTTGTTTTGATGATGCATATTTTCCCACATATAGAGAAGAAGTTGAGAATCTGCTGCAGCACAAAGCTGATTTGGAGACAGTACTGACCAAAGCAAAGGTAGTGTATCCCTTAGCGTTAGGGCACTGAGATAATCTCATTGTTAAAGAAGTAGCATTATTTAACTACGTGCTTTTTACCAGAAGGAATCAGACTCACTGCTAAAGGTTGAGCTTGACGCATGCAAACAAGAGCTTGAGCTGGAAAGGAGCAGGAGTCAGGTTTTGcttcaaatgtataaaaataaaggtgAATGTACACATTTCTCAGCAGTCTGTGGCACCTGCAAATATTCCATAGACTGTTTAACAACATTATTGTCAAAGCACAGAAGGtgttattttattctttaaacACAAGAGGGTGTTAAAGTGCTGTGACCTTGTATTTGCAGGCAGTGAAGCCTCAGTGCAGACTGAGGACACAAAGACCCAGACTGAGTGAGTGGATTTTTatgagattttcattttcaaaatgcatCAACATAAAATACTCATAATTAAATTCTGTGTTCTGTCTCGTCATCGAGTTCTCCATCCTGTCTGTCCATCAGCTTATCAGAATCCTCTTTGTTATGGCAGCAACCATCAGACTCCCACAGCAGCCAAAACAAAGCCCCTCAGGTAACAAGATGTTCCTCCCTCACTGAACTGAATTTGATCTTAATAATCATCCTTGCTGTGATAGGGAAAAAGCTTTGAAGAGTCTAGAAagactgagagagacagaaaaaacgTAGGCTCAACTCAATTTTTCTACGCTGGAACTCAAGGTGCAGTCGCAATGCtcaggtgccctgccacacaaaaccgtttttacttgcattttttgaaatatgttagggtcatatatgtttatgttatgtcgtgaatgtgaaaatgaactgctacctcctctgtcagctctggccactgaaaagaaataagcggagaaatcaggccaatagctggtcagtctgatgtcatgttgcctgagctcataactattcatgagctcactgggtaaaggatactgatagccaggcATCATTGACTAGCTGTCGAGTAACTAGCTTGAAAAGCATGAAAGACTAGCTCATTGAATGTTAATGACAACTGGCACAAATTGAGCTGAGTCTTTTTGTAGGCTTTCTATAACACGCTAAAACAGCTTGAAACAAGGTGACCAAGGCATGTTTCTCACAAAAAAAGGTTAcggagtccatggtagaacttcagacactaccacaaagtaatgaaatacgtgtggcagggcacctttaacatgCAGCCTCACCAAGCTATGAATTTAATAGATCTGTGCTAACTCCCCTCTTAACTAAGGCATCTAAAGATGAACAAGATGATGGAGGCCAAGCAAATGTCTCGACTACTGACTCATTAAGGGCCCAGCTGGAAGGTATGAGCCTGCTTTTGAAAAAAGCTACAGAGAATAGCGTGTTGATTTTCCTCATTGGCTCAGCTCTAaaactttttcctccacacGTTTTcagagagcaggaggaggatgaaCCAGCTGAAGCAGGGGGAACCATTAGCAATCCAGAAGCTTCAAACACTGAGGCAGCTTTACCTGGTAAAGttcataaaacaataaacaccAATCGTGGTGATGAACATAATAAATGACAGACTCCTTGTCTACAGGTTAAAGATGACAAACCATTTGCTGAAAGCAGGGCGGATAAAACTGTCTGTCCAGTTAATCTGGAGACAGACCAGCAGAGGAGGATGGTCACTGAGCAGGTTAATTGCATGAtgataacatgatttttttttaggaatgtTAATGTCCGTCTATCAGTCTGTCGGGCCACGACTTCAGAATTAAAAACTATTGGATTGCTCGGTCGTGAAATTTTATGTAGACAGTCATGTCCCCAAAGGAGGAATCTTAAAGCAACACCATGTGACTTTTcccgctttggtccccctacaggttggaattgtcccattatgtctcattcaaactacaAATCCGCTATCCGATCTGGCAAACatgcatagtgcggttatagccggCTGAGAGACAtaaagcaaatgcagaagtgccgttcacctttacgagttgatgaaccactgaaacgattttggaaacaatattttaagatacaaaaatgtctctagtgttgctttaatgctTTTGCTGATATTCACTTAATTTCAGCAAGCAACCCGGAAGtaaataaagttattaaaatTAGCCCCACCTTTACCAGTtgctacgttttgatgtattctacacatgaatgcatcaataattataatccaATAATAGCCTTtcatatgaattattttaaaatggccCATTCTTTTACTTTAGATGCCTTTTCTCTATTAAAAACTTTTACGCCAGAATTGTACTTTTCTACTCTGCGGTACTGCTACTGCTACTTTCACCACTGAACATTAGGTGAACAAAAggtgaaaataaaatgatatcTTTATGTTAGCAAATGCTGTTCAAATGCTGACATTGGCATTTAGCTCAAGCCCCTTAGTCTTTTTTATACCTGTTGTTAATGTCAACAAGCATCACAAGAGGAATGTACTGCATCTTACCATATATGTAGCTAAAGAGTCTGTTTAAGGAGCGAGAAGTAAAGGAGGTGGAAAAGGTTGACAAGAGATCAGCAGCAGGTCAGACGGGAGCATCCTCACTACAAGACTGGTCTCAAACATCTAAAGTTTTAAGGGTAAGGAACCTCTCAAGCAACAAACAAATAATTATACAGATTAAATAGATTACACCAATGTGAATATGTGCAGTAATAACTTGTTTTGCTTTGGGGGGGTTTTCAATCAGAATCCAGTGGACAGGAGGAGCTGGCAGCAGGGCTCAGGTTTGATGCCAGTGTttgaggaggacgaggagggcAGTGACTGCCTAGGAGAGGAGCAGGGAAAGCCAGCAGAAGAGGCTCATGCTGAGGAAAACTTCCACAACCAAAGCCAACAGGTTGTAAAAGCTTAAATTACATCAAGTGGAATGGTTACTAAGTCGAAAATCCAACCATACAggctatactgtatgtgcataaGCTAACCATCATAAAACCTACAGCCACCACAACGCTCAAAAGATTATGTCTAGCTGCCTGCCTGCATGCTATAATGTTTCATAAATACTGCATTAGCATCTGCGACAAATTAATATCTTGATGGCATAATTTTGGTATACAGATATCATAAATTTAAAGGAATATGCCACAGTTGCTTCAGCTGTGTGTCACCCAATAAAGTCCCAAGTTAATATTTGCCTATGAAATCATCTAGTCTTAATCtacattgctatttgtactcatTGTGCACACAAAGGctacaagaagtaattaggttgttgtttttttgttggctcacttttacttacttttactcacaacatgcaacatgcaacataggattccattcccTACGCTAAGGTAACTAGTGGGAGCGTTGCCAGTGTTGCACCGgacaaaaacaatgcatgcactgagacaaaaaatgtgttggcccaccaatctacagctaggggagaccgtgatgaGCCCTAATTCTcccacacattcattcattgtctgacacacacgcacgcacgcacgcacgcacacacacacacacacacgcacactcacacgcacacacacacgcacacacacacgtgtgcacTAATCCCAGTTTCTGCTTTAATCAAAGAGCATTCTGGGAGGTGTGTCAGCTTGGCTGAACAACCTCTTAAACTCTGTGAAACGTAGTTCAGCTATAATCTCACATATGACTCTTCTACTCAGTAAATAATCGGATTTAAAGCTGAGGAGAGAACCGGTCAGCTGGAACACATCTGACATCCGTAAGAGGATAGGAAAGAGTTACAGTGCATCACTGTCTTATACTGAAGGCCTGTGACTATACTGGTttgatggtgttttttgcctccaacgtcgccttccaAGCAGGCTcaccttaaccctaaacataaccattaccgggctgcctggaaggagaagttgggggcaaaaaaacaccaaacaccaccaAAGTATGACAACAGAGAAGCCGTCAGTAACATCCAGACACAATATGATAAAGCCTGTATCATCATTAAAAAATCCTAATGGTATTGAGggacaataaaaaacagaaatttccACTGCTAACTAAAAATTACAGACTGTGtgacaaaattaaattaaattaaattttatttctatagcgccaaatcacaacaacagttatttcattgcgcttttcataaaagtgCAGGTCTAGagcgtactctgtgatgttatttacagaaacccaacaagaCCAAGGTCTTAAATTTCGAACAGGAAGTTGCACTTTACAATGAAAAATATGTCGCACTCTTTTGCAATTCTTTTTGAGCtgctatttaaaaagaaatatctatgttaaaaagcattaaattaaaaaacatagaCTACGTCTGTAGAAGAGGTCTTACAGAAACATGTGATATATAGATAAAATGAGAGATTTGAAACTGTTCTCTCCTCTGCCAGATGTCAACAAAGAGTGCAGAAATCCGCAATCAGAAGGCAAAAAATGAGAATCTGCTGCAAGGTGAAGTTGTGCATGAATTAGAGTAATAGTCATTAGTGTAGACGTGTCCTGTAATCTGTTTCGCGTTGAGTTTTTGGGAAAATCATGGGATTCATATCTTTATCTCAGACATAGACATATCCACAAATATTTAAGTTAACATGGAGCACATTGTTTAATAAAATAACCAGCTtttctcatcatcatcagtggATGAGTCCCGGCCCTTTATCAATTTCTCTTCTGTCGATGGCCTTCTATCTTCTGCACGTGTAAGAatacaaaattgattttttgaaataataatGTTTGTGTAATTATTTCCCCAAATTGGCCTAATTTAGCCACACTAAGGTGCAAGCAGCCAACCCAGGACTGCCCTTCTACTGCCAAGAAACCATCAAACAAGTCCTCTCACTGGTCAGATGAGATTGACCTGCAGGAGAAGAGGCCACCTTTCTTCTATCCTGATGGAATATTCCTGGCTAAGCTTGTAGATACATGTAGCCCtaatgaagatgaagaagaggaagaagacaaaTGATGTGTTTTGTTAAGACTCCTGCTTTGCTATATACAAGTCTATACATAAACAAGTCATTACAGAGTGCTGCACCAGCCAACATGGTGCATTATAGCttatgttgtatgtttttttaatcaaaggaAATTAAATTTAAGGACTAATTCCCTTCAACAATTTAAAGACAAGATTCTGCTTAGGAGATACCTCTCACAATAGTGTTAATAAAAGTCACCAAGCTACCTCAGgcaaaagtgtgttttatttatatgaTACGATATGGTTCTTTACATcattttgacattaaaaaaatccaatagCCAACAACATATTTCAAACGTATATCAAAAGAACAGTGGCATTATGTAGATGCACATATGAGAATACAAAGTACATTTGTGTGTATTACATTTCTTACTTACAAGGACTGAATACTGTAGTAACTCTTCAGTATTTCTTGATGAAGGTCCATTCATTTACCTTaatgttttccctttgtttACTAGAGATACGTTTTCAGAAATTGTGAAAGATTCATTTAGAAAGTCTGTTTTAGGTTGTGTTAcacaaatacattgttttattataagCCTTCACATTCTGAACTTTTACAAAGGTTATTTTGTGCACATACATTCCCTTGCCATATGTGAATTCACAGGTTGAGACATTGAAATAAGGCCATCAAACGATTTTTTTGGTGAGTGCCAATGTACACCCATTTGAACTCTCAGGAAACACATAATTTGATATACAAAGTGAAACATTAGCTGTGTGCGCTTTTGTCGTAAAGTTGACCTATAATAGCTTAACTTGGATGCTCACTGAGTTCATACAGTGCATCAGGTCCTCTGGTCACAAAATAGTTATTTCAGCACACGTGTCAACGCTTTATAGGTCTGGTTGTACAGTGTGCCAGCGTGCCTGCTCCACCTGCAGGCTGCACATGTCCCTCCAGTGAGCACGTCCTACATCTGCAGCCTCTGCTCCAATTAGGACTCGACCAAGAACTTTACCATCTGAAAAGACCTGAATTTGTCATAAAAAAAGGAGTAGGAACGTGGAAATCACAGGGTTACAtcacaaataaatgtagttattTGCAGAAATGCATTTTATTCTACAATTGTGAGCCCCCAAAGTGATCTTTACCTGCGTGATTATGAATTCTAGCATGAGGGGCAGCTGACTGATGTCTCCTGGAGGCAGGTCAAACAGGAAAGAAGTATTCCACAAAGGACAGGACGCTCCTTCAGTTTCTCTGCTGCTGATCACAACTCCTTCATGATGCAAATTGATCACCACCTGGTATTCtgtacatagacacacacacacacgttataaGATGACAAATAAGAAGAAAATCTATTgtacaacaaaaaattaaacatgtaaCTAAGATACAAAAGAAAGCTAGAAAGAGAACGTTTCCCACTGTTACCAATAAACAAATGGcagaataacattttaaaacaagtaTCAATTTTTTTAGTGTATACACCACAAcgctaaaaatatattttgttatttttctgtgttAAAGCTTTCTTTTCTTACTGTATTTCAGGCTGCCATCATAGTTGCACACAAGCATTTTCTAATCCAGAAAAAAACCACACTTATCAGAAGGTGGAAATGTTGAAACATCACATCACACAAGAATGAGTATGCCCAGTCCAGttataaaaaatagataaaaatgtataaattaaGTGAAACCACTTTTTTACTGTTACCACACCTTTTCTCTTGTAAATTTAACATAAGTTATGATTAGGTAAAACATGGAGCTAGAATGcacaaaatacatattttttgttatCTATACTATGCACTTCTGTCTATTCTCTCATGAACATACTTTCAGAATCTGATAATGAGATTATCCAAGGCAAATGCATGCAACATAATGTACATGAAACGGATATCACACAATCTAATGGCTCTTTATACAGGACATGTATTGCTTGTCTGCAAAAAACATAATGCTTTGACAGGCTAATGCAAACAAAGATTAGATCTGTCAGATCAGAAATCCAAAggagattggaacatttttcTGAGGATTCTGAATAGTGAGGGATTAAACCACAATGTCATTATAAAAAGGGATGATCTCCTGCTGCATTCAGGCCCTGTGAGACATCATTTAATCCCCTAAACATTAAAAGCAAACATAGGGAATTATTTTACCTCTGCCCCTGAAAGGCAAAAAGTTAGTTCTGCCCACACATGCTTACATAATGCCTCCATGCATGATCTCTACATATGTATGACGTATTTAATACTGGTTGTACCTGCTCCTCCCAATGTGTTAACAAGGTTGTCTAGGTTATCTGTTCTGAGGACTGTGGCTTTGATGCGGTGGGCCAGAGTCTGATACTGAAGCAAAACGAAGATCTGTGGAGGACACATCGGTGCATTCTGTGAGATCAGACCCTGGAGTCAAAGAGCAGAGAAGGGGACCTCGATCAGCAGGAAATGCAGCATGAGACTTTCACTTTGTAACATGTGGgaacaaacaaaaatcacatgAATCACCAAAGGATTCTTTTAAAATTGCTCTGACCACAGAGATCACATGTCCATATGCAATGCAGGACATGGACATGTCTCCAAATTTACCCCTTTTTGCTTGTTTTAAGCAGACCATTTTAACTGGTAACCTCCCTGCAAAACTGGATTACCAACCGGGCAAAACAGACAACTTTCTGTCCCGGGCCACCAGATCCACAGAGAACCCAAAACCCCAGGTTCAATGTGTGTCACTTTGCTACATGTACCTTGAACATAAAGCTCGATTGTTCATTCTTGACCCTTTTTTCTTAATCTGATGTTGTAAAAAGTGCCAAAAAGGGGCCCATCAACAGATTTTTGCCTCCGGCTTCCTAACAGGTTTATCTGCCCATACCTCTCTATGTATCTTAAAAATATAGACAACACATTGTCACATACATTAATTCAATTCACCAATACCTTTTTTAGGTTCCACTTGTTTGGGTTAAGCTCTTTTGTGACGTAAAACGGGTGCTCTGCTCCCCAGTCTTTTCCTCCACATTCAGCCTCCAGTTCACCCAGTGTGTTGCCTCTCATGCTGGGAGTTTTGTGTGTGGATACGGCTATTCTCAGTACACACTTTTGGAGCTCCTTCACAGAGCTCACCCTCAAAACCAGCACCAGGCTGTGGGTCTCAGGGCTGAGGCTGCTCTGGGCAGAGGCCTGTATGGGACAAGGGTACAGAGGCGGCAGGCTGCCCAGCACCGACACATTCTCCAGTTTGTGGGGCGTCCCAGTGAGACTGAGGACAGTGACTGCCAGGGTTTGCTGCTCTGGAGAGAAGGCCATAGTGAAATGGAGGCAGGGTTTCTGTGGTATTGGCTGTTGGCAGCTGGCACTGGAGCCATAGCTCAGTGGAGCCAGCAGGATTGGTTCTTCAGGCATTGAAGGAGAGACAGCACTGGGGCTGGTGAGCCTGCTGTGTTCATTATAAGATTTTTTATCTCCAGTCAACATACAGCGCCTCTGCAGAGCCTTGCATTTTTTTGACAACATTCCCAATTTGGGAAATGTAGGCAGGGAAACATGACTGGGATCAATGGGTTTATAAAGGGGTGATGTTAGTGGTGGTGTGCTGAGGCGGCGGAGGGAAAAATAAGACTTTGGCTGCTCCTTCTGTTCAGAGGCAGCTCTAGCTCTTTGAGAGAATGACAGAGAGGTAAATTCTCTCTCCGAAGGTGCAGGACTGGTGAAAGTGGAGGGGTACTCCACTATTTCTCCATCTAGCTCATGGTATTGCTGCCTGGATGCTGACGTCGCTGCTGAGGGAGGCGGGCTCTGGGCAAAGTTCACAGGTTCAGCAGGAGCTGGTGCTGACGTTACAGGATCTTTGTCTTTCACGGTACAAATCTGACTGTTCCTCCAGCACATAATACATCCCAGgaccaaacacagacagaagactATGAGTCCCACCAACAGAAGAATTTGGAGGTGAACTGTTgacataaaaaagaataataagaTCAGTCAGAAGGCAGCAGTTTAGAAACTGTTTTCTTGCAACCCCTGGATTACATAACACAGAACTATTTTACATCATCTGCCCATTGACCTCCTGTTTCATATTAAAATACTGTTAAAGGAGTGGTCCACACTTTTTCAAGTCTGacttaaaacaatattcatttgTCTGTATGTACACTGAAACTAAATATTGTGTCAATAATTCCTTTAATGTAAACATGGACATGTAAGCATCATTTTAGACTTGAAAAAGTACTACATCTTTGAGCCCATACCTTCTAATTGTTTGGTGAAAAGGACCTGCACCAGAAGCCAGAAGAAGAGTATGACCATGATGCCCTCAATCATACCCTTACAGCAAAAGAGCAGCACAGACTGCCACAGAGGCTGACCTGGGTACTCCTCATCGTGGTAAGGCATGGTGCCAACAGTGTGCGGAAGGTTTTTCAGAAGCTATTTTAAAACATCCACAAGTAGAAGCCAAGAGGTCCCAGTGAGGAAGATTGATCGTTTGATTTATGGAAACACATTCTGGCTTTCAGTCCTGAAGAAATCTCCCCACAGGTCAATCAAAGCCATTGTTTTGTGCCTTAGCCACAAAAGCACAAAACCATCCTATTAAAATATCTTAGTTTTAGATTTAAGCAACAATGAGTAAGAAAACCTACACATTACATGatttaatatatacatatatatatatatatgtcatataGCTATAGTGAAGCAATCTTTAGCAGCTGCAGGTGTCTTTTGCTGTTCAAAGTTGAAAAATCCTCCCGCTGTCCTCACTAGCTACATGCAGATATTCCAGTCTTCGTCCCAGGACAGTGATGTTGCAGAGTGACTTTACCGGTATTATTCTTTCCTGGCGGGCGGGCGCTGTGGGCGGAGATATTATCTCATAATACCTCTGAATTATGCTTGTAGCATCTTTCTTCTACAGTGTTCCAGATGCCAGTCCAGCAGTGTCACTATAGAATAACTATCCCAACAGTAAATCCTGCAACACATCCCCCACCCTCATTCTCTGACCCATGAGGTCTTATCGCCATTTGTATAACCTCTGTCATAGGTCTGCTGTACAGTAAAGGAATTAACTCTCAATACagattctttcttttcttctttcattaTCATGTGTGGATTTTCAATGTTTTACACATGAACAGATGTGAAATAAGTATtgtgaaaaaacatttacaacaaaTTCCAAATCAGTAAAAAGTTGGTTTGTCACCAATGTAGCAATAGAAACCAAACTTAATTGACAGGATTAAGAGATGTCAAATTGATGatcaattaaataataaaaaaaaaagtgataaatgcTCATGGATGCATTATACCCTTGAACTTGTGTGGTGTCTTTTATAGGGGGAATACTACCCCCATCTGGACAGTtagttattctttttttcccatttttttttttttgNNNNNNNNNNGGACATGTAGCAAATTGtaacaggtcagattcaaaccctggacctctgcgttgaggcataaacctcaaaatactatatgtgtgcctgctctacccactgagacATTCTGGCCACTagtattattttctattttggtATGTACAGTACCTCCCAGTGATTGGGAAACTTTTCAGATCTTTCATTTGAGTAAAACTAGCAATACTGCAATataaaaatactcaagtaataATCCtgcaaatgtcaaaaagtgCATATTATCAAAAGTAAACATAATAAGTGTGTTTTACTATTATTCAAAACATTATTGGATTGTCAATGATGCAACGATGTGTAAGGAGCACTGTAATAGTGTGGTTAGTCAAGATAGAGCTAATTAATTAATCCACAACTATGCATCATATTTATTGACttatgtgttttctgttgaatATCTTACAGAAAAACtacagctgtcaaataaatgtagtggagtaaaaagtgcaatatgtagaaaatgtataaagtacaattaaatgaataaacacaCTCAGTTACATTCTACTACTTGTATTTTCATTTGTAACAGCGAAGCACCTTGTAAACCGCGTTTTGAAAAGTCCAAAATAATTTGGAACATGGAAGCTCACTCTTGACATTAGGATATGCATGAGTGTCAATCATTTCAACCCAGTCACTGATAGCGACTGGTAGATGCATTTTTTCAAGTCAAAACACCTATAAAAAGATGCACGCCATGTGATATACCAGCATGAGAATATTTGTTTTGGAACATTGATCTTTCAACTTGTCTTCATTTTGGCTAAAGCACTGaagttttcacaaaaaaagaacagtcTTTCTACAGACCACACAATATCGTTTTATTCCTCATGACCACATGTCCAAGATATACGTTTatcaaaaaccaaaacagagATCATagtgacatttgtttgcatgaTTGAG
This genomic stretch from Etheostoma spectabile isolate EspeVRDwgs_2016 chromosome 8, UIUC_Espe_1.0, whole genome shotgun sequence harbors:
- the syt18b gene encoding uncharacterized protein syt18b; this encodes MPYHDEEYPGQPLWQSVLLFCCKGMIEGIMVILFFWLLVQVLFTKQLEVHLQILLLVGLIVFCLCLVLGCIMCWRNSQICTVKDKDPVTSAPAPAEPVNFAQSPPPSAATSASRQQYHELDGEIVEYPSTFTSPAPSEREFTSLSFSQRARAASEQKEQPKSYFSLRRLSTPPLTSPLYKPIDPSHVSLPTFPKLGMLSKKCKALQRRCMLTGDKKSYNEHSRLTSPSAVSPSMPEEPILLAPLSYGSSASCQQPIPQKPCLHFTMAFSPEQQTLAVTVLSLTGTPHKLENVSVLGSLPPLYPCPIQASAQSSLSPETHSLVLVLRVSSVKELQKCVLRIAVSTHKTPSMRGNTLGELEAECGGKDWGAEHPFYVTKELNPNKWNLKKGLISQNAPMCPPQIFVLLQYQTLAHRIKATVLRTDNLDNLVNTLGGAEYQVVINLHHEGVVISSRETEGASCPLWNTSFLFDLPPGDISQLPLMLEFIITQVFSDGKVLGRVLIGAEAADVGRAHWRDMCSLQVEQARWHTVQPDL